The Amycolatopsis sp. NBC_01480 genome segment ACCGCCGGTCTGTCCACTTCGGACCCACGGCCGCTGGTGGTGCTGCTGGGCGGGATCGTCGCGACCAAGGAGCAGTACGCGCCGGTGCTGCTGCAGCTTGATCAGCTGGGGCTGGCGGGCGTGGTCGCGGAGCTGCCCGGCGTCGGCGAGAACACCTGGCGGTACGACCAGGACAGCTGGCAGCTGTTCCCGGCCGTGCTGGACGCTCTTGCCGACCGGGCGCAGGTGGACCGGACGCACGTGGTGGCGCTGAGCTTCAGCGGCCACCTCGCGTTGCGGGCCGCCGCGCACGACGACCGCATCCGCGGCGTGGTCACCGCGGGCGCGCCGATCCGCGAGTTCTTCCAGGCCCTGCGGGAAGGCGGTGGCGCGGCGATTCCGCGGATCACGCGGGACACCCTCGCCCATCTCCTGGGCTGCGCGCCCGGCGAGCTGGCCGGGCGCACCGACGGCTGGGAGTTGTCCGACGAGGAGCTGTCCGCGCCGGCGATCCCGGTGCGCTACATCGTCAGCTCCCGGGACGAGATCGTGCCGCCCGCGGAGGCGGAAGTGCTTCGCGCGCAAGTGAAAGACCTCGAACTGCTGACCCACGACGACGTGCACGGCTCGCCGGCGCACGTCGCCGCGTCGCGCACCTGGTGTGTGCTTTCGGTGCTGCGCCTGCTCGGCGGGTACGAGCCCGTGGTGGCGCGGCTGGAGCAGACGCTGGCCGGGCTTTAGCGCGATCGAAGTCAGTCCTTGGCGCGGCCGGGGAAGGTA includes the following:
- a CDS encoding alpha/beta fold hydrolase, producing the protein MTNDIAELRQFIGVHAANQNIEPAVLERVLAGIGNDLEGDPASWAVQWTREAQEASARGELTAAGAMAALARFPFADGPARAAAARVGIDAFTQWAASGPLQDLRLESDQGTVRLWTAGLSTSDPRPLVVLLGGIVATKEQYAPVLLQLDQLGLAGVVAELPGVGENTWRYDQDSWQLFPAVLDALADRAQVDRTHVVALSFSGHLALRAAAHDDRIRGVVTAGAPIREFFQALREGGGAAIPRITRDTLAHLLGCAPGELAGRTDGWELSDEELSAPAIPVRYIVSSRDEIVPPAEAEVLRAQVKDLELLTHDDVHGSPAHVAASRTWCVLSVLRLLGGYEPVVARLEQTLAGL